A single genomic interval of Pseudokineococcus lusitanus harbors:
- a CDS encoding ATP-dependent DNA ligase, which yields MLARAAAAVPDPAATEGGLWFEPKWDGFRCVVFYDGDRDDPVVELGSRGGKSLTRYFPEVVAELVAQLGTARCVVDGELVVRAGRPGAERLDWDTLSQRIHPAASRVRLLAEQTPASFVAFDLLADGDDDLTGRPAEERRALLEERWGDVRAPLHLTRRTDDADVARRWLEVFEGAGLDGVVAKPRTAVYEQGRRVMTKVKHARTADVVVVGYRVHKSGAGVGSLLLGLRAGDGAEAGVPGEAGAGGFHQVGGASAFTAARRLELVEELAPHVERDDAGEPLRGAGERNRFSRDRDGSFVVVRPELVCEVAYDQLEKGRFRHVARFLRWRPDRDPLSCTWDQLDVPADHDLADVLART from the coding sequence ATGCTCGCGAGAGCGGCCGCGGCGGTCCCCGACCCGGCGGCCACCGAGGGCGGGCTGTGGTTCGAGCCGAAGTGGGACGGCTTCCGCTGCGTCGTCTTCTACGACGGCGACCGGGACGACCCGGTCGTCGAGCTCGGCAGCCGCGGCGGGAAGTCGCTGACGCGCTACTTCCCCGAGGTGGTGGCCGAGCTCGTCGCCCAGCTCGGCACGGCCCGCTGCGTCGTCGACGGGGAGCTCGTCGTCCGCGCCGGCCGCCCCGGCGCCGAGCGGCTCGACTGGGACACGTTGTCCCAGCGCATCCACCCCGCGGCGTCCCGGGTGCGGCTGCTCGCCGAGCAGACGCCCGCGTCCTTCGTCGCCTTCGACCTGCTCGCCGACGGCGACGACGACCTCACCGGCCGGCCCGCCGAGGAGCGGCGCGCCCTCCTCGAGGAGCGCTGGGGCGACGTACGGGCGCCGCTGCACCTCACCCGCCGCACCGACGACGCCGACGTGGCCCGCCGGTGGCTCGAGGTCTTCGAGGGGGCGGGGCTCGACGGCGTCGTCGCCAAGCCGCGGACGGCCGTCTACGAGCAGGGCCGCCGCGTCATGACGAAGGTCAAGCACGCGCGGACCGCCGACGTCGTCGTCGTCGGCTACCGCGTCCACAAGAGCGGGGCGGGCGTCGGGTCCCTCCTGCTCGGGCTGCGGGCGGGCGACGGCGCCGAGGCCGGGGTCCCCGGCGAGGCGGGCGCCGGGGGCTTCCACCAGGTGGGCGGGGCGTCCGCCTTCACGGCGGCCCGGCGGCTGGAGCTCGTCGAGGAGCTCGCCCCCCACGTCGAGCGCGACGACGCCGGCGAGCCGCTGCGCGGGGCCGGCGAGCGGAACCGCTTCTCCCGCGACCGGGACGGGTCCTTCGTCGTCGTGCGGCCCGAGCTCGTGTGCGAGGTCGCGTACGACCAGCTGGAGAAGGGCCGCTTCCGGCACGTCGCGCGCTTCCTGCGCTGGCGCCCGGACCGGGACCCGCTGTCCTGCACGTGGGACCAGCTCGACGTCCCCGCCGACCACGACCTCGCGGACGTCCTCGCCCGGACGTGA
- a CDS encoding DoxX family protein — protein MAPRPVPGPATGRTALGLAALLGTAGAVHLVRPGVFAPAVPLVLGRPRPWVLASGAAELGCAAALAHPRTRSLGGGLAAALLLAVWPGNVSMALRARGTGRAGAVRRVVTLLRLPLQVPLVRAALRVARADAPSGSAA, from the coding sequence ATGGCCCCCCGTCCCGTCCCCGGCCCGGCGACCGGGCGCACCGCCCTCGGCCTCGCCGCCCTCCTCGGGACCGCGGGCGCCGTCCACCTCGTCCGTCCGGGCGTCTTCGCCCCCGCGGTGCCCCTCGTGCTGGGGCGGCCGCGACCGTGGGTGCTGGCCTCCGGTGCCGCCGAGCTCGGCTGCGCCGCGGCGCTGGCGCACCCGCGCACGCGGTCGCTCGGCGGCGGGCTCGCCGCGGCGCTCCTGCTCGCCGTGTGGCCCGGCAACGTCTCGATGGCCCTGCGGGCGCGCGGGACCGGGCGGGCGGGCGCCGTCCGGCGGGTCGTCACGCTGCTTCGGCTGCCGCTGCAGGTGCCGCTCGTGCGGGCCGCCCTCCGCGTCGCCCGTGCCGACGCGCCGTCGGGGTCCGCCGCGTGA